One stretch of Clostridia bacterium DNA includes these proteins:
- a CDS encoding glycosyltransferase family 4 protein, with the protein MQVLMLSWEYPPRNVGGLGRHVEGLAEALVSQGVQVEAVTCGVSGASSRDTVRGVRINRVESYPVNAPDFVTWVLQLNFGMVEQAAKIINQRRPTLIHAHDWLVAFAGGTLKHLYRLPLVATIHATEAGRNHGLYTDTQRYINSVEWWLTYEAWRVIVCSQHMKHEVQGLFQLPTDKIEVIANGVDGEKLKGPDPDPRWRQWYARPEERIVFFVGRLVQEKGTHLLIEALPRILAACPQAKLVIAGQGPAEAHLKNRAWALGVAHKVYFAGYVDDATRNALYKTAEVAVFPSLYEPFGIVALEAMATGTPVVASDTGGLREIITPGVDGLLFPSGHVVSLADNVIRVLSDSDLAARLRQSGRDLVQKVYDWKQVAQKTAQLYQRVEQEYRQSPWRPRLAYWPGFASRSTSSRLGKGLAGKGTNMATRLTRPANPTNLAQGAAAAQKGAHWGAISSSLASRGASSAEDLGPLPAAAAETPGSPAHWASRYSLVEKRAENINYQRGGENW; encoded by the coding sequence TTGGGAATATCCACCCCGCAACGTGGGCGGCCTGGGCCGGCACGTGGAAGGGTTGGCTGAAGCTTTGGTGAGTCAAGGGGTACAAGTGGAGGCGGTTACCTGTGGGGTTAGCGGAGCTAGCTCCCGAGATACGGTCCGGGGGGTTCGCATCAACCGGGTGGAAAGCTACCCGGTCAACGCCCCCGATTTTGTCACCTGGGTGTTGCAGCTCAATTTTGGTATGGTGGAGCAGGCAGCCAAGATCATTAACCAGCGCCGGCCCACCCTGATCCATGCCCACGACTGGCTGGTTGCCTTTGCCGGGGGAACCCTTAAGCACCTTTACCGGTTGCCCCTGGTGGCCACCATCCATGCCACCGAGGCGGGCCGCAACCATGGACTCTATACCGATACGCAAAGGTACATTAACAGCGTGGAATGGTGGCTTACATATGAGGCGTGGCGGGTAATTGTCTGCAGCCAGCACATGAAACACGAAGTCCAGGGCTTGTTTCAGCTGCCCACCGATAAGATTGAAGTCATTGCCAACGGTGTGGACGGAGAAAAGTTAAAAGGGCCGGACCCGGATCCGCGCTGGCGGCAGTGGTATGCCCGGCCGGAGGAGCGAATTGTATTTTTCGTGGGCCGGCTGGTGCAAGAAAAAGGGACCCACCTGTTAATCGAAGCTTTGCCCCGGATTCTTGCCGCCTGCCCGCAGGCCAAACTGGTCATTGCTGGCCAGGGTCCAGCAGAAGCGCACCTAAAAAACCGGGCTTGGGCCTTGGGAGTAGCCCATAAGGTATACTTCGCCGGGTACGTGGATGACGCTACCCGTAACGCCCTCTACAAGACGGCGGAGGTAGCTGTCTTTCCCAGCCTCTATGAGCCCTTTGGCATCGTGGCCTTGGAGGCCATGGCTACGGGGACCCCGGTAGTGGCATCCGATACCGGGGGCTTGCGGGAGATTATTACCCCCGGAGTTGATGGCCTGCTCTTCCCTTCTGGCCACGTGGTTTCCTTAGCTGATAACGTAATTCGGGTGCTTTCCGACTCGGATCTGGCCGCTCGGCTGCGCCAAAGTGGTCGGGACCTAGTGCAAAAAGTTTACGACTGGAAGCAGGTGGCCCAAAAGACTGCCCAATTGTACCAGCGGGTGGAGCAGGAATACCGGCAATCGCCCTGGCGGCCACGCCTGGCTTACTGGCCCGGGTTTGCCTCCCGGAGTACCTCGAGCCGCCTAGGCAAGGGTCTGGCCGGGAAAGGCACGAATATGGCGACCAGGCTGACCAGGCCGGCCAACCCAACCAACTTGGCCCAAGGCGCTGCCGCGGCCCAAAAAGGCGCCCACTGGGGGGCAATAAGCAGTAGTCTAGCCTCGCGAGGTGCGAGCTCAGCGGAAGATCTTGGCCCGTTGCCTGCGGCCGCAGCGGAGACGCCAGGATCCCCTGCTCATTGGGCCAGCCGCTATAGCTTGGTGGAAAAGCGGGCTGAGAACATCAATTACCAGCGAGGAGGCGAAAACTGGTGA
- a CDS encoding NTP transferase domain-containing protein gives MKAIIMAGGEGSRLRPLTCNCPKPMVPMANRPVMEYAVEQLKNYGIKDIGVTLQYLPQQIMDYFGDGSQWGVRLEYFVEDRPLGTAGSVKNAQEFLDETFIVISGDALTDIDLQPAWEFHRQAESLATLVLTPVDNPLEYGVVITDSEGRIRRFLEKPAWSEVFSDRVNTGIYILEPQVLSWIPEGQMFDFSKDLFPKLLEEGQRLFGYPGSGYWCDVGNVGLYREAHRALLGGRAIVPWTEGLKEIQPGIWVGEGVKIHPGAKLESPIVIGAGSYVGEGVLVGAYTVLGRDNVIEPQASLKRALLWDRVRVGQGAEIRGAILAHGVSVGAGAKVFEEAVAGERAYVGDQAQVAPQVKLWPQKRVEPHAQATQSVVWGQACATSLFVNDAIKGTFNRDLVPELLTRIGAAFASTLKASDLVLVSSAAAAPAVATKSALLAGLLAAGATVVDLGVASLPLHRFVLRQYGLKGGIHAQMGGQEEQAVVWLLDEAGLPLSRGSQRKVENLIAQEGMRRPPAGEIRPLLDVRHGTEAYVEHVSQALSRAARERIRQRGWRMGVFCPEPEVYALAERVATRWEGLVGVDGGSPDPGLGGSQIGGRALGQGWHLWAAIDQGGSLVGRLALGGKELLPQDIAHLQYLLLLWANQGGTVVIPLDSPNTVEQMAEAKGGKVIRTKTSWREVLAQCLTDEVRQSQLHLSQYDLITDPLYFLAELLEALSRQPRPEALLAEIPTYHMVREKVHCPWDKKGQVTRILAEQQINRPGWGAVPEEARPKAEGAQRVTAAAPAAGDRVELVDGIRVQHDNGWALMLPDPEEPSYWVIAEADNPESAQNLASHYRQQVQELVGGDRSGEATSLKS, from the coding sequence GTGAAAGCCATTATCATGGCCGGAGGCGAAGGATCGCGCTTGCGCCCCCTTACCTGCAACTGCCCCAAACCCATGGTGCCCATGGCCAACCGCCCGGTGATGGAGTATGCGGTGGAGCAGCTTAAAAATTACGGCATTAAGGATATTGGCGTAACCCTGCAATACTTGCCCCAGCAGATCATGGATTACTTTGGGGATGGCAGCCAGTGGGGAGTGCGCCTGGAATACTTTGTGGAAGACCGGCCGCTAGGGACGGCGGGCAGCGTCAAGAACGCCCAAGAATTTTTAGATGAGACCTTCATAGTCATAAGCGGCGATGCCCTTACCGACATTGATCTCCAGCCAGCTTGGGAGTTTCATCGCCAGGCGGAGAGCTTGGCTACCCTGGTGCTGACCCCGGTCGATAACCCCCTGGAATACGGGGTAGTAATCACCGATAGCGAAGGGAGAATCCGCCGCTTCCTGGAAAAGCCGGCCTGGAGCGAAGTCTTCAGCGATCGGGTCAACACCGGCATTTACATCCTGGAGCCCCAAGTTCTGTCCTGGATCCCTGAGGGGCAAATGTTTGATTTTTCTAAGGATCTGTTCCCCAAGTTGCTGGAGGAGGGGCAGCGCCTGTTTGGCTATCCAGGCTCCGGTTACTGGTGCGATGTCGGTAATGTCGGATTGTACCGGGAAGCGCACCGTGCCCTCTTGGGCGGGCGGGCCATAGTTCCATGGACTGAAGGCCTTAAAGAGATCCAGCCAGGGATATGGGTGGGGGAAGGGGTAAAGATCCATCCCGGGGCCAAGCTGGAAAGCCCCATCGTTATTGGGGCGGGTAGTTACGTGGGTGAAGGGGTCCTGGTGGGGGCTTACACGGTGCTGGGAAGAGATAACGTCATTGAACCCCAAGCTTCATTGAAGCGCGCCCTCCTCTGGGATCGAGTGCGGGTAGGCCAAGGGGCGGAAATCCGCGGGGCGATTTTGGCTCATGGGGTCAGCGTAGGCGCCGGGGCGAAAGTATTTGAGGAAGCAGTGGCGGGGGAGCGGGCCTATGTAGGGGACCAGGCCCAAGTGGCGCCCCAGGTTAAGCTTTGGCCCCAAAAGCGGGTGGAGCCCCATGCCCAAGCGACCCAGAGCGTGGTCTGGGGGCAAGCTTGTGCTACCAGCCTCTTCGTCAATGATGCTATCAAGGGAACCTTTAACCGGGACCTGGTGCCGGAGCTCCTAACCCGTATCGGTGCAGCTTTTGCTTCCACCCTTAAGGCCTCGGATTTGGTTTTGGTGAGCTCGGCGGCGGCAGCGCCGGCGGTAGCCACCAAGAGTGCGCTTTTGGCCGGCCTGCTGGCGGCCGGAGCTACGGTGGTGGATCTAGGCGTAGCCAGCCTGCCCTTGCACCGGTTTGTGTTGAGGCAGTATGGGCTTAAGGGGGGGATCCATGCCCAGATGGGTGGGCAGGAGGAGCAAGCGGTGGTTTGGTTATTGGACGAGGCAGGGCTTCCGCTTTCCCGGGGTTCCCAGCGCAAAGTGGAAAACCTGATTGCCCAGGAGGGGATGCGCCGGCCTCCGGCGGGCGAGATCCGACCTCTCCTGGATGTCCGCCACGGGACGGAAGCCTATGTGGAGCATGTGAGCCAGGCTTTGAGCCGGGCAGCCCGGGAGCGAATCCGCCAGCGGGGCTGGCGGATGGGAGTGTTCTGCCCGGAACCAGAAGTTTATGCCTTGGCTGAGAGGGTGGCTACCAGGTGGGAAGGCTTGGTGGGGGTGGATGGAGGCAGCCCCGATCCGGGCCTTGGAGGCAGCCAAATTGGTGGCCGAGCTCTGGGCCAAGGATGGCACCTCTGGGCGGCCATCGACCAGGGAGGCAGCCTGGTTGGCCGGTTGGCGCTAGGGGGAAAGGAGCTTTTGCCCCAAGACATAGCCCATTTGCAGTACTTGTTGTTGCTCTGGGCCAACCAGGGTGGAACCGTGGTCATCCCTCTTGACAGCCCCAATACGGTGGAGCAGATGGCAGAGGCCAAAGGCGGCAAGGTCATCCGCACCAAGACCAGCTGGCGGGAAGTGCTGGCCCAGTGTTTGACGGATGAAGTCCGCCAGAGCCAGCTCCACCTTTCCCAATATGATCTGATCACCGATCCCCTGTATTTCTTGGCAGAGCTGTTGGAGGCATTAAGCCGGCAGCCTCGCCCGGAAGCCTTACTAGCAGAGATACCTACCTACCATATGGTCCGGGAGAAGGTCCATTGCCCCTGGGACAAAAAGGGACAGGTAACCCGGATCTTGGCCGAGCAGCAAATAAACCGACCGGGGTGGGGAGCGGTGCCAGAGGAGGCAAGGCCAAAGGCCGAAGGAGCGCAAAGGGTTACGGCAGCGGCGCCAGCAGCAGGAGATAGGGTAGAGCTTGTGGATGGGATCCGGGTGCAGCACGACAACGGCTGGGCCTTGATGCTCCCCGATCCGGAGGAACCCTCCTATTGGGTAATCGCCGAGGCCGATAACCCGGAATCCGCTCAGAACCTGGCCTCCCATTACCGTCAGCAGGTCCAGGAACTGGTGGGTGGAGATCGGTCTGGGGAAGCCACTTCCCTTAAGTCCTAG
- a CDS encoding cobalamin-binding protein, translating to MLSLSMKSRATGAGRPKILLLMLVLILLGTILAGCATPSGQQGNSTTPAAVKFPLTFADDMGRKVTLAAQPQRLISLAPSNTEILFALGLGEKVVGVDDYSDYPPEAAAVAKIGGFSKPNVEKIVDLKPDLVLASSMHEQAVKQLEQLGVPTAVVDPKTVDEVLTSIKWIGRATGAEERAGQLVAEMEERIQRVRALVQEIPEEKKPLVYYEVYSDPLMSAGPKTLIGQLIELAGGRNIARTAETDYPKFSAEAVIKANPEIIIFPRFHGTASLTVEQVKARSGWEEISAIKNNRVYSIDANIISRPGPRVVEALEQLTQMIHPELLSK from the coding sequence ATGCTTTCGCTCAGTATGAAATCGCGAGCAACAGGGGCCGGCCGGCCTAAGATCCTGCTACTCATGCTCGTGCTAATACTCTTGGGAACTATTCTGGCCGGGTGTGCCACACCCTCGGGGCAGCAAGGCAATTCCACGACGCCCGCGGCCGTTAAATTTCCGCTGACTTTCGCCGACGACATGGGCAGAAAAGTCACGTTGGCCGCGCAGCCTCAAAGGCTGATCTCCTTGGCTCCTTCCAACACCGAGATCTTGTTCGCCCTGGGCCTGGGCGAGAAAGTCGTTGGCGTTGACGACTACAGTGACTACCCGCCTGAGGCCGCTGCTGTCGCTAAAATCGGCGGCTTCTCCAAGCCGAACGTCGAAAAGATCGTAGACCTAAAACCGGATCTGGTTCTAGCCAGCAGCATGCACGAGCAGGCCGTCAAGCAACTGGAGCAACTAGGCGTCCCGACGGCCGTCGTCGACCCGAAGACCGTGGACGAGGTTCTGACCAGCATCAAGTGGATCGGCAGGGCTACCGGGGCCGAAGAACGGGCCGGCCAGCTGGTGGCGGAGATGGAAGAGCGGATCCAGCGGGTGCGCGCGCTCGTCCAGGAGATTCCCGAAGAAAAGAAACCGCTGGTGTACTACGAGGTTTACTCTGATCCGCTCATGTCTGCGGGACCCAAGACCCTTATCGGCCAGCTGATCGAACTAGCCGGCGGTCGCAACATCGCCCGCACTGCAGAGACGGACTATCCAAAGTTCAGCGCTGAGGCCGTTATTAAGGCAAATCCGGAGATCATCATTTTTCCGCGGTTTCACGGTACGGCTTCACTGACGGTGGAGCAAGTCAAAGCGCGCAGTGGTTGGGAAGAAATCAGCGCCATCAAGAATAACCGTGTCTACAGTATTGACGCCAACATAATCTCACGCCCTGGCCCGCGGGTGGTCGAGGCGCTCGAGCAGCTTACACAGATGATTCACCCTGAACTCCTTAGCAAATAA
- a CDS encoding iron chelate uptake ABC transporter family permease subunit, with translation MEAAKHEALRGPSGKSGFDATSLTAETVFPILELKRWKGRVLTAALAGLLVGVMVIAVRVGAADIPLADLLKALGLPAAPSTPESALNQTIILKLRVPRVLMAALVGASLAVAGATFQALFRNPMADPYVIGVSSGASLGATVAMLLALNFQFLGVGAVPVLAFVGALGTVLIVYHLGRVGDSVSLLTLLLAGIAVGSFLSAIVSLLVYFADQRLHQVIFWLMGGFDGASWSYVRLAFPYFILGIAVIVLHARELNALLLGEEVAGHLGVEVERAKRWLLAGATLLTATAVSTSGVIGFVGLIVPHALRMLGGPDHRFLLPASAIAGAALMVAADTLARTVIAPTELPVGLITALSGGPFFIYILRNRKKIRFFS, from the coding sequence ATGGAGGCAGCCAAGCACGAAGCACTCCGGGGTCCAAGTGGCAAGAGTGGTTTTGATGCAACCAGTCTAACAGCAGAAACGGTTTTTCCTATACTTGAGCTCAAGCGCTGGAAGGGCAGGGTCCTGACGGCAGCGTTGGCGGGGCTTTTGGTTGGGGTTATGGTCATAGCCGTCCGGGTAGGCGCTGCAGACATTCCCCTGGCTGATTTATTGAAGGCCTTAGGCCTGCCGGCGGCTCCTAGCACACCTGAGTCTGCGCTCAATCAGACCATCATCTTGAAACTGCGGGTACCGCGCGTGCTTATGGCGGCCCTGGTGGGTGCGTCCCTGGCGGTTGCCGGCGCTACCTTTCAGGCTTTGTTTCGGAACCCTATGGCAGATCCTTACGTGATCGGAGTGTCTTCCGGGGCTTCCCTGGGTGCCACGGTGGCGATGCTGTTGGCTCTTAATTTCCAGTTCCTCGGGGTAGGGGCGGTGCCGGTCCTGGCCTTTGTCGGGGCGTTAGGCACGGTGCTCATCGTCTACCACCTTGGCCGGGTTGGCGACTCGGTCTCGCTCCTGACCCTGCTCCTGGCCGGCATCGCCGTGGGATCCTTTCTCTCCGCCATCGTTTCCCTCTTGGTGTATTTCGCCGACCAGCGGCTGCACCAGGTGATTTTCTGGTTAATGGGCGGTTTTGACGGCGCCAGTTGGTCGTATGTACGGCTGGCCTTCCCTTACTTCATCCTGGGCATAGCCGTTATTGTCCTGCATGCCCGGGAACTCAACGCGCTCCTTCTTGGCGAGGAGGTGGCCGGGCACCTGGGAGTCGAGGTTGAGCGCGCGAAAAGATGGCTCCTGGCAGGTGCGACACTCCTTACTGCTACCGCTGTTTCGACCAGCGGCGTGATCGGGTTTGTCGGGCTGATCGTACCCCACGCCCTGCGGATGCTGGGCGGCCCCGACCACCGGTTTTTGCTCCCGGCCTCCGCTATCGCCGGAGCTGCCCTGATGGTCGCTGCGGACACATTGGCCAGGACCGTTATCGCTCCGACAGAACTTCCTGTGGGGCTAATCACAGCCTTAAGCGGTGGTCCTTTCTTCATCTACATCCTCCGCAACCGGAAAAAGATTCGCTTTTTTAGTTAG
- a CDS encoding heme ABC transporter ATP-binding protein, producing MAEVLLDIHGATYTYSAVPALDGITFTLRQGEMLAVVGPNGSGKSTLVKCISRALRPKVGTVWLAGRDVCTYSARELARQLAVVPQETAIDFDFSVAEVVLMGRQPHIGPFQHESSRDLAIMRKAMELTSTLHLADRTVATLSGGERQRVVIARALAQEPQVLLLDEPTSHLDITYQVEILELLGRLNREKKLTIIAVLHDLNLAAQYFHKFLLLAAGKIVALGPAEEVLTRENLKKAYASDVVISRHPMNGQLHISWVPTKNNSGVYPAYRPAVHLIGGGGTAGRIMEAMAYAGWTVTAGVLNRGDTDWDQGRLLGIQMVEIPPFAPIGEEDQQRNLALMKQADCVLVAEVPFGPGNIQNLYVVQEAQAWGMPLFLVGAKPVAERDYTGGLATRIYERLIEKGAYLFKEPAQALEAIAAGGGQRERGARRCTQREK from the coding sequence ATGGCTGAAGTTTTGCTTGATATCCATGGGGCAACTTACACCTACAGTGCGGTCCCCGCTCTGGATGGGATCACCTTCACGCTGCGGCAGGGCGAAATGCTGGCAGTGGTAGGGCCGAACGGCTCTGGGAAATCAACCCTTGTAAAGTGCATCAGCCGGGCACTCCGGCCGAAGGTGGGAACAGTTTGGTTGGCTGGCCGCGACGTCTGCACCTATTCGGCGCGGGAGCTGGCCAGGCAGCTGGCCGTAGTCCCGCAGGAGACGGCGATAGATTTTGACTTCAGCGTGGCCGAGGTCGTCCTCATGGGCCGCCAGCCGCACATTGGCCCTTTTCAGCACGAGAGTTCCCGTGACCTGGCCATTATGCGCAAAGCCATGGAACTCACCTCCACCCTGCACCTGGCCGACCGCACGGTAGCGACCTTAAGCGGTGGAGAACGGCAGCGGGTGGTTATCGCCCGAGCTTTGGCCCAGGAGCCGCAAGTGCTTCTCCTGGACGAGCCCACGTCCCACCTGGATATTACCTACCAAGTCGAGATCCTGGAGCTTCTGGGCCGGCTCAACCGGGAAAAGAAGCTGACCATCATCGCCGTTTTGCACGACCTTAATCTGGCAGCGCAGTACTTTCACAAGTTTCTCCTCTTAGCTGCAGGCAAAATTGTCGCCTTGGGCCCGGCTGAAGAAGTGCTGACCCGCGAAAACCTCAAGAAGGCCTACGCCAGCGACGTCGTCATCAGCCGTCACCCCATGAATGGGCAACTGCACATTTCCTGGGTACCAACCAAGAACAACTCTGGGGTTTACCCCGCTTACCGACCCGCCGTGCACCTTATCGGGGGCGGCGGGACCGCAGGCCGGATCATGGAGGCGATGGCATACGCTGGCTGGACTGTAACCGCGGGGGTCCTGAACAGGGGGGACACCGACTGGGACCAGGGCCGGTTGTTGGGCATCCAGATGGTCGAGATTCCCCCGTTTGCCCCGATCGGGGAAGAAGACCAGCAGCGCAACCTGGCCCTGATGAAGCAGGCGGACTGCGTACTTGTGGCTGAGGTGCCCTTCGGTCCGGGCAACATCCAGAACCTGTATGTCGTCCAAGAAGCCCAGGCTTGGGGCATGCCCCTCTTTCTGGTCGGGGCTAAACCGGTTGCAGAACGCGATTACACCGGGGGGTTGGCGACCCGTATCTACGAACGCCTGATTGAAAAGGGCGCCTACCTCTTCAAGGAACCGGCCCAGGCCCTTGAGGCCATTGCGGCGGGTGGGGGGCAACGGGAAAGGGGGGCTAGGCGGTGCACACAGCGGGAAAAGTGA
- the cobU gene encoding bifunctional adenosylcobinamide kinase/adenosylcobinamide-phosphate guanylyltransferase — protein sequence MHTAGKVIFITGGARSGKSTFAERYALDSGKEVIYVATSPVVDAEMQLRIAAHRRRRPANWKTVEEPFLLKEVLIEYGTPGRLLLVDCVTLWLTNHLLQKAGLDGQDLPSAEQANAILQELLDYVQTTAEVTCTVLADVVLVSNEVGMGLVPENRLNRIFRDLVGKANQSFAAVADEVYVLFSGLPLRLK from the coding sequence GTGCACACAGCGGGAAAAGTGATCTTCATCACCGGCGGGGCGCGCAGCGGCAAGAGCACGTTTGCCGAGCGCTATGCGCTTGACAGCGGTAAAGAGGTAATCTACGTCGCTACCTCGCCGGTGGTAGATGCAGAGATGCAGCTGCGCATTGCGGCGCACCGACGCCGCCGTCCGGCGAACTGGAAAACGGTGGAAGAGCCGTTCCTGCTGAAGGAGGTTCTTATCGAGTACGGGACTCCCGGCAGGCTTCTTTTGGTGGACTGCGTCACGCTCTGGCTGACCAACCACCTGCTGCAGAAGGCCGGTCTTGACGGCCAGGACCTGCCTTCAGCAGAACAAGCTAACGCCATCCTGCAGGAACTTTTGGACTACGTCCAGACGACCGCCGAGGTTACCTGCACGGTCCTGGCAGATGTAGTGCTTGTTTCTAACGAGGTAGGAATGGGCCTAGTCCCGGAAAATCGGCTGAACCGTATCTTCCGGGACCTGGTCGGCAAGGCCAACCAGTCCTTCGCAGCTGTGGCCGACGAAGTCTATGTCCTTTTTTCCGGTCTGCCGCTCAGGCTCAAGTGA
- the cobD gene encoding cobalamin biosynthesis protein CobD yields MFGNNCAQVVVAFLLDLWWGNPRWLPHPVVAIGKSISFLENILRWERHPPLVQKLAGALLTAVVVTGTYVLAALLIRWAGQALGPVRFLLSTLLLYTTLATRSLKEHILAVRAALKEGNLREARQALSLVVGRDTEKLTESEIARAAIETAAENASDGIVAPLFYAFLGGAPLALAYKAVNTLDSMIGYRNQRYLYFGFAAAKLDDLANYLPARLTALLLAAAGASLGLNVARVLQTVRRDARKHASPNSGFPEAAMAGLLGVRLGGLNYYQGVPSFHGILGEEGQAPTPAHIDQALAVVQVAAWLALATGFFLTLISAWAVAR; encoded by the coding sequence ATGTTCGGAAACAATTGCGCGCAGGTGGTTGTAGCTTTTCTGCTGGATTTGTGGTGGGGCAATCCTCGCTGGCTGCCTCATCCGGTCGTTGCGATCGGAAAGAGTATTTCCTTCCTTGAGAATATTCTGCGATGGGAAAGGCATCCGCCTTTGGTGCAAAAGCTGGCCGGCGCTCTGCTCACCGCTGTTGTGGTTACCGGAACCTATGTCCTGGCCGCGCTTCTTATCCGCTGGGCCGGGCAGGCCTTGGGTCCGGTCCGCTTCCTGCTCAGCACACTGCTTCTCTACACCACGTTGGCCACCCGCAGCCTCAAAGAACATATCCTTGCCGTCCGGGCGGCCCTAAAAGAGGGTAACTTGCGGGAAGCTCGGCAGGCGCTGTCCTTAGTGGTCGGACGCGACACCGAAAAGCTCACTGAAAGCGAAATTGCCAGGGCGGCCATTGAGACAGCCGCCGAGAACGCATCCGACGGCATCGTAGCTCCTCTTTTTTATGCCTTTCTCGGCGGTGCACCGCTGGCTCTGGCGTACAAGGCAGTTAACACCCTCGACTCCATGATCGGTTACCGCAACCAGCGCTACCTCTACTTTGGCTTCGCTGCCGCCAAGCTGGACGATCTGGCCAACTACCTGCCGGCTCGGCTCACAGCCCTGCTCTTGGCCGCGGCTGGGGCCTCCCTGGGACTTAACGTGGCAAGGGTCCTGCAGACCGTGCGCCGGGACGCGCGTAAGCACGCCAGCCCCAACAGCGGCTTCCCCGAGGCCGCTATGGCGGGACTGCTGGGCGTTCGTCTCGGTGGCCTGAATTACTACCAGGGAGTGCCGTCCTTCCACGGTATTCTGGGTGAGGAGGGACAGGCCCCCACACCGGCCCACATCGACCAAGCCCTGGCGGTGGTGCAGGTAGCAGCGTGGTTGGCTTTGGCAACTGGCTTTTTCCTCACGCTAATCAGCGCCTGGGCGGTTGCCCGGTGA
- the cobS gene encoding adenosylcobinamide-GDP ribazoletransferase: protein MHRWLYDFKSALTLLTVLPVPGLRRDELEAEQATGCARSTRLFPLVGAVVGLILVGVDAAAKLFFSSGVRAALLVAAAAAVSGGLHLDGLADTFDGLLCRKDRETTLQIMRDSRIGALGATALIISLLLRFALLGEVADWLRPYALLFLPIAGRQAMVLAIALHGYARSGAGMGRQYALQTGRREVYASLILTGLMLTAGWLQDAAAGAGRFVVIAAAVVAAQVGSAVFARYVAGRLGGLTGDVYGAVNEVAELVFLLVVAAVD, encoded by the coding sequence ATGCACCGCTGGCTGTACGATTTCAAGAGCGCCTTAACCTTGCTTACTGTACTGCCGGTTCCCGGATTACGCCGCGACGAACTGGAGGCGGAACAGGCGACGGGCTGCGCCCGTTCTACCCGGCTCTTTCCTCTGGTGGGCGCGGTGGTTGGCTTGATCCTGGTGGGCGTCGACGCCGCAGCCAAGCTGTTCTTTTCGTCCGGGGTGCGGGCCGCTTTACTGGTGGCGGCTGCGGCTGCGGTGAGCGGCGGCCTTCACCTTGACGGCTTGGCGGACACCTTCGACGGCCTTTTGTGCCGCAAGGACCGGGAGACAACTCTGCAGATCATGCGCGACAGCCGTATCGGCGCCCTGGGAGCCACCGCCCTTATAATCAGCCTGCTTCTGAGATTTGCCCTTCTCGGTGAGGTTGCCGACTGGCTACGCCCTTACGCCCTCTTGTTCCTGCCCATCGCCGGACGCCAGGCCATGGTCCTGGCCATTGCCCTGCACGGCTACGCGCGCAGCGGCGCGGGCATGGGCCGCCAGTACGCCCTGCAGACGGGACGGCGGGAGGTCTACGCTTCCCTAATCTTGACCGGTCTCATGTTAACCGCTGGATGGTTGCAAGACGCTGCTGCCGGAGCCGGGCGTTTTGTTGTTATCGCGGCGGCAGTCGTCGCGGCGCAGGTAGGGTCTGCCGTTTTTGCCCGCTATGTAGCTGGGCGCCTCGGCGGGCTGACCGGGGATGTCTACGGTGCTGTGAACGAGGTGGCCGAACTTGTTTTCCTGCTGGTTGTAGCTGCTGTTGATTAA